Genomic DNA from Eleutherodactylus coqui strain aEleCoq1 chromosome 8, aEleCoq1.hap1, whole genome shotgun sequence:
AGTGGGGGTGTAAGTGGGGGACCCCTTGCTTCTATAGTCTCCATATACCTACAAAGGACAGCCGAAGAGGGGGTTTGCAAAGAGAACGGCCCCTTAGCAGCAGACATAGATATTGCCATGTACATGAATGCTTGGCTGGTCTAACCTGGTCTTGTTCCCCTTCCCCATAGCTGGTGATCCCATTGAAAACGCAGGATGATTTGGATAAGGCAGTGGAACTACTGGACAGGAGCGCTCATATGAAGAGCCTGAAGATCCTGCTGGTCGTACATGTTCACAGTCAGGTGGGAGTCGTGGCCGATGCTTCTCCTTTATGTATATAATCTATCCTCTAGAACGGCAATCTTATTTGTTGAAATGCCTCCACTTTGAACAATCCCTATTTGTTAGGCCTCCGGCACACTAGCCGTGagtgcaagttgtgcccaagaggCTCCCGTGCAACTCGCAGTGGACGgccacattctatgtgaagcgctgtgCAGGGAGCGTTTGCACTCAGCGAGGAACCCACGATCCAGTAATGACTGAAAGGCAGCGATAACGAAAAGTGAAAGCATAGTAAactatttttattgcatttacgCAGGACGATTGTTGCtcattttcactcgtttgaacgaattttgagccataatcgtcccgtgtaaaccaaAAGTAagtggacccctgagcaagagtCAAAGGTAGTATATATTTccgtatgttaatacttagtgggacttctttggccctaatgacatctgaCTCTCCATGacagatgtttacaggatgaatgaagggaattAGATGTTAGTATACCACAGAGGGTATTCAGTGTCCTTAGGGCCAAatgagccccactaagtaataacatGGGAattaatactacttttgattcaggcgtccaattacttttggtaggatactgGACATCTGAGCTTTCTTTGGGTCTGCAGTATTGGAGAAATAATCCTAGATTCTGGTTACTCAAGACCTTTTTAATTTAGTTAGTTGTGACTTTTCAGGCCACTCGCTTGTGTGATATGGAGCACATGCCTTCCCTGGACGATCTGGATAACACCGTGTTTGGAGGGACTGAGATAAAAGACTCCAGGCCAGTCCTTGGTAAGCGGAGGAAGTCTGTGCCGCTAGTTCTAGCAGCTGCTTTATTCCGTCACCTTACTCTTTTTTATGTCTTTATGATTCCTAGGAAATGTCACACGGGATAGAAGTTCTCCTCCTCCAGGTTACATTCCGGATGAACTGCACCAAGGGGTTCGGAATGGTTCCTTCACGAGCATCAACAGCGAAGGCGAGTTCATTCCAGAGAGCATGGACCAGGTGCGACTATTCACAATGTCTCATGAGGATAGCCATACTATAGCTTAGTCTTGTATGTAGAGAATCTACTGTGCCGCCTAGGGCCCCCATTTCACATAGAGGAACACAGATTTATTTTTCTGCcaaaatttgtgcaaaaacaaaaaactgtccgCTGTTCCATTACATTATGTTCAGATGCTTAAGGAtgcgttattactagagatgagtgagcgtactcggtttgggtgtttttgcactcgagcacctctttttccgagtaactgactactcggacgaaaagattcagggggcggcgtggtggagcggggggcagcagtggtgaacaggggggagctctctctcttctcccccccactcccctctgcaacccctcgctcacccccggcgttccccgaatctttttgtccgagtagtcagttactcggaaaaagtggtgctcgagtgcaaaaacacccgaaccgagtacgctcgctcatctctagttattaccagGGGAGAATCTCTCCATATAGGAGCTGCTGGCAGAGTCTGTAAGGCAGTGCATGGATTCCGTGTGACTCTATGCTGTGCACTGCCATACAGACTTTCTGCACAGGTCTCTACTGCATGTAGTCAGCTTCAGCCCATTCTTATACGGTGGCTAAAGCTTCATACAGATGCATTTCTGCTAACTGCTCTCCTTGTTACCTCGTTTTCAATATAGATGCTGGACCCTCTGTCTCTTAGCAGCCCTGAAAACTCTGGCTCTGGCAGCTGCCCGTCTCTTGATAGCCCTTTAGATGGGTAAGTCCCCTGTATTATAAGGCAGTCTTGGGGTTTGATCCGACACAGTAAAATCTTTATGtgactctgaaaaaaaaaaaaacttatttttttctgcaatcaCAAAGCAAAAGTTGACAAGTCCACAACGTCTTGGGCATTTTAAGAATTATTATATTGGCACTATGGTATAAAATCCACACAGATTGTCTTCCACGGGTGAACAGGGTTTCGCTGAAAGCCACTCACCTCAGTTGTGCTGTCATTGTGAGGGCTTCTTCATgctggcgagaaaatcacgtttttgttttttttttgcgagagTGATTGAAAactcatgattatgaaaccaatgattttcaatggtttcattcccatttgtgatgaTTTCACTATTGTGATGCCGCATGAAAAAAGAACTGCAGCATCTCCTTCCTTTTTTGTGAGGTCACCCACTGCTATCAATGGaggcggcggcagcagtgccggccccattgaaaataatgggagaacatcgcgatttcctgccacaactgtgacagccgcGGCAGCGATGAAGggacccctgcagtgatgtgaggctgtttccatgtaaaaactcttcacatccaggggttttcagaaggattgcgagggccatatcgggccgtgaatcggtgtgcaggagcccttactgtaaTGTGTTTATCTTCTCTTCCGTAGGGAAAGTTATCTCAAGTCCAGAATGCCGAGAGCTCAGAGCTACCCTGATAATTACCAGGAGTTCTCAGGTGAGACATCTCCGCCCGTCACCTGCGCTCTACAGATAAGCAGCACTTTGCTCTCAATGACTGAAAATAGCTTTCATTTGAGATGATCATGAACAAGAGATCCGGCCTCCGGATGCCTGATAACTAAATGGACTGCGTGTCTCTTTTCTCTTTGTCTTGTggcataaactttttttttttttttcccctccttcgCAACATAATTTTATGATTAAAATCTTTTTTGAGATGCGATGTAAACAAACAATGCAAGTCTATTGTGATTTGTAAACCTCTCAGTAGATGTTCGGCTTCTCTGATTTTATCTATTTTGTTGCCCATTTCAGAATACGACATTCCAGTGTTTGAGAAATTTGGGAAAGGAGGCACATATCCACGGAGATACCACATCTCATACCTTCATCAGGATTACAGCGAtggtgagaggaaatacattatCCATTCTTTAATATGCTATTCAGGTGGGATTGTGGGACTTGAATATTGATGACTTAGGTTCATGGTTGGGTCGGCAATATCTGCTTCATGGTGGTGCACCGCTCAGGACCTTCACCAATCGGCTTTTTAAAGAGGATGAGTGCTGCTGCCTTTTCACTGCATGCCAGGCACAGTGCTATACATTTTATGTTTGGTATATCAGCTCGGTGCTATTCCCTTAAGCTGCATTCGGGCTAGAACCCCAATAGATTACCAAATCCTTAGTACAGCATTTATGGTAATGGGGTATTCCTGGCATCttgctattgatggcctgtcttcaggatgatcggtggggatcctgagcaaaaAATCCCCATTGATGAACTTCTCCTCCAGCCCGCTGTCAATGCAGCGGGGCCAGGCGTCTGTATCAGTGGTCAGTCGATAGTGTAATAGACTGCTTCACTtctattggaatcaatgggagcgatgccttctgttacacttcctgctcctcattGTGATCTGTGCCaaaagtgtaatggaaggcattgCTCCCTTTGCTTCACTCACATTGAAATCCGTCTACTATGCTTCCAGCTGTGAGGATAGGCCAGCAGTGGTAAATgcccggaaaacctctttaagctcCACTGAAATGGCTGCATAGTTTAAGGGCTGGTTCACATCAACATTCGGcggttctgtttttctgttctctTGGGGGAGCAGGAAAACGCCGGCCCCTGGCTGAACATacctgtcttatgacggaactgaactACTCTGAATGGGCCCGTTGCCTATAATTGTGTCCGTTTGGTTTCCGTCTTGACTTCTTGCTTTTACAGGACAAAGTTTGTCAGTATGCTGTTCTATTTTGTTGGCTATGGAGATTCCAAGCGGAACCTCTGATGGGATCTAGATCTAAGGCAGAAGGATATCTAGAAAAGCAACTAAGGGTTTGGGTCTTTTGGCGGAAGTTAGTGACACCCTGTGGAGAAAATATTAAAATCTGTTCAGCACGGTATAAAACCATGAGTCCTACTCGCCTGCCTTCAGGCCCGCTCCAACGCTGCCCAGTTCCCTGCTGCACTCTTCATCTGCCTCCAGCAATGATGTCCCAGCAGTGtcctgtgaccgctgcagccaattacaggctgaaCCTGCGACACCCTGTGACGAAACGTCGCTGCTCGAGCCGGAAGAAGAGTGCAGCAGGAGACTTGATGTCATTAGAACGGAAGCTGTGAGCGATCAAGTGAGGAGAGGAtgatgtttttgtttgtttttctacagAGTCTATCAGTTTTCATTGTaattccccctccccccatactGTCTCTAACTTTAAAACTTTAAATCAACTatggggaaaatttactaagccccCTTTTTGGAAAAGTGGTGGGACTGGcacaaaataaaaattgcatatttttgtgcaaatacCCGCTTGCGCTaaaatttgtgtatttttttttttgggggggggggggggggttgttttttttgttgttttttttttaatgccagaaaCTGGCTTGAAACACTTTATATAAATGTGCCTCTGTGTTTTAATTTTCAGGACGAAAAACATTTCCAAGAGCCAGAAGAACCCAGGGGAACAGTTTCCGGTCTCCGGTCAGCTTCAGCCCCACAGATCACTCCCTGAGCACCAGCAGCGGTAGCAGTGTTTTTACCCCAGAGTACGAGGACAGTCGGCTGCGGAGAAGAGGGAGCGACATTGACAACCCAACCCTGACAGTGATGGACATAAGTCCCCCCAGTCGATGTAAGTACTACACCAGCCATGTGAACTTAAAACTGCTGACAGCTGGataatgggagttgtagttttgtgcCAGTTGCAGAGTCACAAGTTGCAGAGCTCTGCTGTATGATGTAGCCTGTCTGTGTTTAGATCATAGGACATATCTACTTGACTTTATCATAAGGTCACAAGAAAGAAAGCACAGTTAAGTGATTGACTTAAGACATGACTGTCATGTTTGTTTTCAGCACCTCGTGCACCGTCAAACTGGAGACTCGGGAAGCTCTTAGGGCAGGGGGCCTTTGGACGGGTGTACCTGTGCTACGATGCCGATACTGGGAGAGAACTGGCTGTGAAACAAGTCCAGTTTGATCCAGACAGTCCGGAGACCAGTAAGGTAACCTCCCACACATGGATTGCAGACTGGTATTGCCTTTTTATAATGGCCGCTGCGGAAAGGACTTTAGATGGCTTGTCTCATTTTGCTTTtactttgtatatatatatattttttttcatgggtGTGTATACTTagtcaaacattttttttttattgctcaaaatcttctagagtgaaaaaaaaactttgcaaatactttttaaaaatccctgcctcttgtGTACTCAGCTCCTCTGCAGATCTATCCATCCCCACAGTTATAGACCTTGGTCTGATCCTGCTGTCGTGTTAATCCGCATCCTCAGCATATATTTTTGCTAACTTGAAAGACCCTGCAGCAAAGGTCTGATGGAAGGAACACCCGAGCGCGGGGTCAGACCTGTTTGTAGTCTTTACCCATGGACATACAGCTCTGCCTATGAGCTCTATACACAAAACTAAGTttgttttttaggatttttttatcAAGATTTTACAAAGTTGCTTCACTTTGTAACCTTAAATGCATTGTAGCAATACACATTTTTTGTATATACAAAGTGTATACATGGGGGTGTGTATAATTACTTAGGTGCGTACGAAGAATTGCTCAGCAAGATTAGTCATCACTTTACTGGGGTTCTGGGTTCCAATCCAACCACAAACAACCTATGCGTGACGTTTACATGTCCTCCATGTTCCCTTTTTAACTCCCACATACCAAAACCAATAGGTCAAAGAGAATCTGTCGCCATGGTTTTGCAGCACTCATTGATGGCACCATAAGGCATTTTTTTCCCCGTGGATGTGAGATGTTTTCGTGTCAAAAAGGAGGATTGGCAAAtgttccccattgttttcaatgagaaacctcTCATGGCGTGCTATCCTTTTCCCGGCACGACTGAAAACAATGACCAAAATTAGGACATGTcgcgatttttaatttttaaatttttcctgcactgctgtgcaatgtgggaaaaaaattgctcatgtatatgaccccatatgGGGTTCGTATTTgtatgagatttgtgtgtcttgcgcAAATCTTGCataattttcttggccgtgtgaaagcgccctaaagTAGTGACAGGCATGCGGATTACGGCGATATGCGGTAATCTTTTCAGTACCTGGTCAAACCCTTTAATGCTACAGTGTCTAGGGATTGTACCAAAGCTGCAGCGCACTGCGGCTACGGTGCTGCTTTACTGGAGAAATAAAGTATATTcctaaaaagttacaaaaacttgagattgtttgtttttctttttctaaaagaaaaattaaatcttttattttattgctttttagtTAATAAgtacacaaaaataaaatgtcattaaAGCGCATCAGCTGAGAATAAACTATTCCTTTTATGGTTTCTTCGTCTCTTCCAGGAGGTGAACGCTCTGGAGTGTGAAATTCAGTTGCTGAAGAACCTCCTTCACGAGCGCATTGTTCAGTATTATGGCTGCTTGAGAGATTCCCAGGAGAAGACGCTCTCTATATTCATGGAGTACATGCCAGGGGTGAGTGCCAGTGTATGCCAGGTGCCGCCCGTCACAAGAGACTAAAGGGCAAAAAATGTAATCCTGTTTCTTGTCTTTAGGGATCAATAAAGGACCAACTTAAGGCGTATGGAGCGCTCACAGAGTTCGTGACCCGGAAATACACCCGCCAGATCCTGGAGGGCGTCCACTATTTGCACAGTAACATGATTGTACATAGAGATATTAAAGGTGGGTTTAGTGGTGTGGAGGATGTTAAAGGAAGGGGTTGTCTGGTCTACTGTGCCCAGTGCTGATATATCAGATCCCCAGGGGTGGCAGCTGGATGGGCATTACGTCCCGTGGGCTTTTGATTTTAGATTTAGGTTTGTCTTTTAAGGCTGAGCAATCCTGAAGAGCGCCTGATGTAACATAGGTTTGTGTTTACCCTTCAGGAGCTAATATATTGAGAGACTCTTCTGGCAACGTCAAGCTGGGAGACTTTGGAGCCAGCAAACGCCTTCAGACCATCTGCCTCTCCGGTACTGGTATGAAGTCTGTCACCGGAACTCCGTACTGGATGAGCCCAGAGGTCATTAGTGGGGAAGGTTATGGTAGAAAAGCAGATATTTGGTGAGTAAAAAAGACCAGAGTCTGAGATTATAGGGAAGCTGTCAGGGGTTTTAACCCTACTAAGCAGGCAAGGGGCAGACTACTAGTCCTGATCTTGAGTTaatgagttccatcctgtattatactccagagctgcactcactattctgctgtggagtcactgtgtacattacttatcctgtactgatcctgagttgcatcctgtattatactcctgagctgcactcactattctgctggtggagtcactgtgtacatacattacttatcctgtactgaccctgagttacttcctgtattatactccagagctgcactcactattctgctcctggagtcactgtgtacatacattacttattctgtactgatcctgagttacatcctgtattatacgccagagctgcactcactattctgctggtggagtcactgtgtacatacattacttatcctgtactgatcctgagttacattgtatattatactccagagctgcactcactattctgctggtggagtcactgtgtacatacattacttatcctgtactgatcctgagttacatcctgtattatactccagagctgcactcactattctgctggtggagtcactgtgtacatacattacttatcctgtactgaccctgagttacttcctgtattatactccagagctgcactcactattctgctcctggagtcactgtgtacatacattacttatcctgtactgatcctgagttacatcctgtattatacgccagagctgcactcactattctcctggtggagtcactgtgtacatacattacttatcctgtactgatcctgagttacattgtatattatactccagagctgcactcactattctgctggtggagtcactgtgtacatccattacttatcctgtactgatcctgagttacattgtatattatactccagagctgcactcactattctgctggtggagtcactgtgtacatgcattacttatcctgtactgatcctgagttacatcctgtattatactccagagctgcactcactgttctgttggtggagtcactgtgtacatacattacttatcctgagttacatctgtattatactccagagctgcactccctattctgttCATCATCCCATAATTCCTTGAGTTctaatttctctctctctcaggagCGTTGGATGTACAGTTGTGGAAATGCTGACTGAGAAACCTCCGTGGGCGGAGTTTGAAGCCATGGCCGCCATTTTCAAAATCGCCACCCAAACCACCAATCCACAGTTGCCAGCAAATGTATCCGACCACACGCGGGACTTCCTGAAAAGGATTTTTGTAGAGGCTAAACTGAGGCCGTCGTCTGAAGAACTCCTGCGGCACACGTTTGCCCAGTGTCACTAGTGACTTCCTCCGGTCAGCTCTTCCTTATCGCTGCGGTCCTTCCTTCCAAAGCTGATGGCACTTTAACAGCCGACTCTAGCCTCTGCAGAACGACAAGAGAGGTTGTGATTCCTCTCGATGATCCCTCCGATCTCGGAGGTTTATGGTCTAGTGACGGTTTTGCCTtggaacttgtttttttttttttttgttgtttttgtcttTCCCACAAGGTACAGCGACATTtactcaaagtcaaagcactttAGAACATTTTCCTTCCCGGTCCGGTGGAGACGGGGGCCTTCTGGTGCAGAAGAGGAGGAAAATGTTTGAAGGACATGAGCCATCTGGCATTGGCAGCTTTACATTGTGCCCCGGGTGGCGGCACTGCTGGGGATCACAGCTGCTTTTCATTTTACgttaaatgttttttgttttcagtTCTTACAGTCGGTCTGACCGTCTAATGTCATCCCTACACCCGCAAAGGGGAAACCGTCAGCAGGGGAAGGCCTCCTTTTAGGATGGGCACATGTAATCAGACCCTGTAACGCTACGCCAGTGGTTGCCATAAAGCGGGGACGCCACTTTGGGCGCAGGTGACCTGCATCATTCCATCCCCGTTAGCACTTAGACTGTGCCtctaaaaactgcagcagaaatccgccgCAAATTCCTGCAGCTGATTTGGTCTTGTGAATGGGCAGAGTCCGGGCGTGGAGTTTCCGACATGTCTCCATGCAGGTCTGTGTTGTCTCTTAACATGGAATCGCGGTTGAAATTCCATGCGCAGATTTTGCGCGTTCACAGGTTAAATCCATGTTTACGGTAAAATACAGGGCAGTAGCTTCCGGCTGAGCTATGGATTTCCGCCGCGCCGTTTAGGTGGTTATTATAGTGAAACTGCAGGTTGCTTTGCAGGCACACGTCGGGGAGGTTCGCTGCCACCAGAGACCGTTGCCTTATCGTAATTGGAATAATGGCCACCGGCGTAGCGTTATCAGGGCCTCTTACAGATGCGTTAACTTGAAAGGCCattcttgctgatggtttcctttTAAGCTTTGACttctgtggctttttttttttgttgtccatTTGATATCAAGCCTATCTGTGGTTCTTTTGCTTTAATCACAGAATGCCGAGGGAAGATTAGATGGCGCGGTGTGCGGACCATCACCAAAGGGTCGCTACTAATTTTACAGATGGGTTCGACTGAAGCTGCTTTCTTGAGATTTGGGGATCAATGGGTACATGTCTGAATGAAACTTGAATAACTGATGTTAAAGTTGTAGGATTATGGGTTCATTCTCCGTTCCACAAGCGAGGACGCCATAACTGTCATGGCTGCCTACTGTCTTTCgttacttgtttgttttttttgttaaagctGTGCTTTTGAGCAAGCCCGAAGCGCTGCGCATCACTCCGCGAGGTCCTCTGGGGCAATGGAGAACTTCTCATTAGTCCCCGCATTCATTTTACTTCCCACCTCTGTAGTACAGGGTTCAGTATTTCTCAGGCAGGCAGACGGCCCACTGGCTCCAcgtcggggggtgggggtggggcgccACTTTATGAaaggtttttaatatttttacctttttaatcTGTTATATTGTGAAATAAGTCAAGTGCGTTTATCCTGTTGGGGAGCGAGCCGCAGCAAACCTCACATGTCATTCAGGCAGTTCAGTAGCGCCGCGGTTTTCTGCTACGTTATTTGGACTTCCGTTCACAATAGTGTCATTCCCTTACTGACCGGCAGAAGTGAATGTGTCCTTTTTACCATCTGACTTTATGATTAGCAGAGGTCCAATCTCTGGGACTCCTGTTGATCTTCAGAATGACCGTCTCGTTTAGTGCTGCATCCCCTGCAGCATTCCCTCCACGGGCTTCACAGGTAACTGGAAAATAGCTGCATTCATGTGAATTGGGCTGGCTGCAGTTACTTGTGTCGCCGTGTGCGGTCAAACGATAAAGGTGCGCAGCACTAAACTAGGATCTCAGAGACTTCATGCTttggatcggttggggtcccagaggtcccacctccaccaatcacttTGTAATGAACATTCTCCTTCCAGGGGGTTCTGTAAATGTGCAGcaaaaagttttgcaactttctaatatattttgCGTTTCAAACTCCTCGCTTTCAACATCCCTGCTTGCTCAGCCAGAGCATGAAATGCCAACCTGAACTTGTCCTGCTTACACAGCTGCGGAGCCATCAGAGCAGAGGGCTCTGATACACTGTGACGAGCCCCCTGCCATGACAAGCACCCACCACTTTTCGGAGGGGGGGGtgttcaggatgaattttcatCTTTTTGATGGAAAGAAAGTTagtattcaatgacagcaagcagttTTCTTAAAGTACCAGGAGTTAAAATGAAGTATGTTAGGTTTGGGACACAGTGGCCCACATCTACTAAGGCTGTATTTTTTACATGGGCGATGCGAGTTGCTGCTGAGATTCTCAGC
This window encodes:
- the MAP3K2 gene encoding mitogen-activated protein kinase kinase kinase 2, which gives rise to MDEQQALDSIMQDLVVLHKASRPSLHDSSAAKTTSPKKQNDVRVKFEHRGEKRILQFPRPVLLEDLFAKAKVAFGQCMDLHYSNNELVIPLKTQDDLDKAVELLDRSAHMKSLKILLVVHVHSQATRLCDMEHMPSLDDLDNTVFGGTEIKDSRPVLGNVTRDRSSPPPGYIPDELHQGVRNGSFTSINSEGEFIPESMDQMLDPLSLSSPENSGSGSCPSLDSPLDGESYLKSRMPRAQSYPDNYQEFSEYDIPVFEKFGKGGTYPRRYHISYLHQDYSDGRKTFPRARRTQGNSFRSPVSFSPTDHSLSTSSGSSVFTPEYEDSRLRRRGSDIDNPTLTVMDISPPSRSPRAPSNWRLGKLLGQGAFGRVYLCYDADTGRELAVKQVQFDPDSPETSKEVNALECEIQLLKNLLHERIVQYYGCLRDSQEKTLSIFMEYMPGGSIKDQLKAYGALTEFVTRKYTRQILEGVHYLHSNMIVHRDIKGANILRDSSGNVKLGDFGASKRLQTICLSGTGMKSVTGTPYWMSPEVISGEGYGRKADIWSVGCTVVEMLTEKPPWAEFEAMAAIFKIATQTTNPQLPANVSDHTRDFLKRIFVEAKLRPSSEELLRHTFAQCH